From the Megalops cyprinoides isolate fMegCyp1 chromosome 21, fMegCyp1.pri, whole genome shotgun sequence genome, one window contains:
- the LOC118769015 gene encoding CKLF-like MARVEL transmembrane domain-containing protein 7, whose protein sequence is MSHTVVTTTTTTVSDGGIMNLGYTRSLHGMLRIAQVGVLLIAFLCIRCAPGWTDYSAYRYFEVVTLWFFFALLIFLIMYIFGLQGRLVCINWTLTEFLHYVVGALLIFIASIVAAVMSYGYASLVAGSVFGFIATFLMAISIWTSYKVTCGSQTTSADV, encoded by the exons atGTCGCACACTGTAGTAACTACGACCACCACGACAGTTTCTGACGGAGGAATTATGAATCTGGGCTACACAAGATCGCTGCATGGGATGCTGAGGATTGCTCAAGTG GGAGTGCTGCTAATCGCCTTCCTGTGCATTCGCTGTGCACCGGGGTGGACGGACTACTCTGCCTACCGGTACTTCGAGGTGGTCACCCTGTGGTTCTTCTTCGCCCTACTCATCTTCCTCATAATGTACATCTTCGGGCTCCAGGGTAGATTGGTCTGCATTAACTGGACATTAACG GAGTTCCTGCACTATGTTGTAGGAGCTCTCCTCATCTTCATCGCCTCCATAGTGGCAGCTGTGATGAGTTATGGGTACGCGTCGCTCGTGGCTGGATCA GTCTTTGGGTTCATCGCTACCTTCTTGATGGCCATCAGCATATGGACATCATACAAGGTCACATGTGGGTCCCAGACAACCA gTGCAGATGTGTAA
- the LOC118796228 gene encoding CKLF-like MARVEL transmembrane domain-containing protein 4, whose protein sequence is MDSDDTVYRPTTTQETKSKKCFQIPSRHLDKTRFAIKVIEVLLSSVAFILQEVVEACSSCFPLYFFEFVSCLALLFTILLLVLLSTDLHRTVHITCWPSLDLVYTAAVAFLFLIASITFLADNEGSQLERAAAVFGLLATVAFAVDVAVHIRTKDVPFCKSGEAQNSSQRAASEAEKLNSNGGNEVLQST, encoded by the exons ATGGATTCCGACGATACAGTGTACAGGCCGACTACCACACAAGAAACGAAGTCGAAGAAGTGCTTCCAGATACCATCGAGACATTTGGATAAAACCAGGTTTGCCATTAAAGTCATCGAGGTG ctcctgtccTCTGTGGCCTTCATCCTGCAGGAGGTGGTGGAAGCCTGTTCGTCCTGCTTTCCGCTCTACTTCTTCGAGTTCGTCAGTTGCTTGGCCTTACTGTTCACCATCCTCCTCCTTGTCTTACTCTCCACCGACTTGCACCGGACAGTGCACATCACGTGCTGGCCCAGCCTG GACCTGGTGTACACAGCAGCAGTAGCGTTCTTGTTCCTGATTGCATCCATCACATTCCTCGCTGATAATGAAGGAAGTCAACTGGAGAGGGCAGCAGCG gtTTTTGGGTTGCTGGCGACAGTTGCATTTGCGGTGGATGTAGCAGTACACATCAGGACTAAAGATGTGCCTTTCTGTAAGAGTGGAGAAGCACAGAACAGCTCCCAGAGGGCAGCGTCGGAGGCGGAGAAACTCAATTCCAACGGGGGGAACGAAGTACTGCAGTCCACATGA